In Chromobacterium rhizoryzae, one genomic interval encodes:
- a CDS encoding DUF1700 domain-containing protein — MKHDACIQQLQLTMERLPEAELRKILSDYREYIREAVADQRNESRLIAAWADSRRTVSILARKGSLSAQWARLARHAVGGMAAACGVIAMYWLFMQ; from the coding sequence ATGAAACACGATGCATGCATTCAACAATTGCAGCTGACCATGGAGCGCTTGCCCGAAGCCGAGCTGCGCAAGATTCTCAGCGACTATCGCGAATACATTCGCGAGGCGGTGGCCGATCAGCGCAATGAGAGCCGCCTGATCGCCGCGTGGGCGGATTCGCGACGGACCGTTTCGATTCTTGCGCGCAAAGGCTCGCTGAGCGCTCAGTGGGCGCGCTTGGCCCGCCACGCGGTGGGCGGGATGGCGGCCGCTTGCGGCGTGATCGCGATGTACTGGTTGTTCATGCAGTGA
- the gmk gene encoding guanylate kinase, translated as MSQPTGNIFIVVAPSGAGKTSLVAALLQAEPSVELSISYSTRAPRKGEEDGKHYHFVDQATFKSMIERGDFLEYAEVYGNYYGTSAPWIRSRLAVGQDILLEIDWQGAEQVRKVFPEAIGIFIAPPSIEELERRLRGRATDSEEVIRRRLASARAEIDKIAEYDYIVVNDDFERARLDLISVVRANRLRSAIQCRKLATMLARMGQTG; from the coding sequence ATGAGCCAGCCAACCGGTAATATTTTTATCGTGGTCGCTCCTTCCGGCGCGGGGAAAACCTCGCTAGTGGCGGCCTTGCTCCAGGCGGAGCCGTCTGTGGAACTGTCCATTTCTTATAGCACGCGCGCGCCGCGCAAGGGTGAAGAGGACGGCAAGCATTACCACTTCGTCGATCAGGCCACGTTCAAGTCCATGATCGAACGCGGCGATTTCCTCGAGTACGCGGAAGTCTACGGCAACTACTACGGCACCAGCGCGCCGTGGATACGCAGCCGCCTGGCCGTGGGGCAGGACATTCTGCTGGAGATAGACTGGCAGGGCGCCGAGCAAGTGCGCAAGGTCTTCCCCGAGGCGATAGGCATTTTCATCGCGCCGCCGTCGATAGAAGAGCTGGAGCGCCGCCTGCGCGGACGCGCCACCGACAGCGAGGAAGTGATCCGCCGCCGGCTGGCTTCCGCCCGCGCCGAGATCGACAAGATCGCCGAATACGACTACATCGTGGTCAACGACGATTTCGAGCGCGCCCGCCTCGATCTGATCAGCGTCGTGCGCGCCAATCGGCTGCGCAGCGCCATCCAATGCCGCAAGCTGGCGACGATGCTGGCGCGGATGGGACAGACCGGCTGA
- a CDS encoding adenine phosphoribosyltransferase: MENLSNLDYSSYLKGWIRTVPNWPQQGVMFRDITPLLQNPKTFRMLIDIYVHRYMMEKVDLVAGLDARGFIIGSVLAYELNVGFVPIRKRGKLPFTTVEEEYELEYGNAAVEMHTDACKPGDRVILIDDLVATGGTMMAGYKLLKRMGADVLEAAAIIELPELGGGKLVRDGGLELFTVCAY; the protein is encoded by the coding sequence ATGGAAAACCTTAGCAATCTCGACTACTCCAGCTATCTGAAAGGCTGGATCCGCACTGTGCCCAACTGGCCGCAACAAGGCGTGATGTTCCGCGACATCACCCCGCTGCTGCAGAACCCCAAAACCTTCCGCATGCTGATCGACATCTATGTGCATCGCTACATGATGGAGAAAGTGGACCTGGTGGCGGGCCTGGACGCGCGCGGCTTCATCATCGGTTCGGTGCTGGCTTACGAGTTGAACGTAGGCTTCGTGCCCATCCGCAAACGCGGCAAGCTGCCCTTCACCACGGTGGAGGAGGAGTACGAGCTGGAATACGGCAACGCCGCGGTGGAAATGCACACCGACGCCTGCAAGCCGGGCGACCGCGTCATCCTGATTGACGATCTGGTCGCCACCGGCGGCACCATGATGGCCGGCTACAAACTGCTGAAGCGCATGGGCGCCGACGTGCTGGAAGCCGCCGCCATCATCGAACTGCCCGAACTGGGCGGCGGCAAGCTGGTGCGCGACGGCGGCCTGGAGTTGTTCACCGTCTGCGCTTACTGA
- the thiS gene encoding sulfur carrier protein ThiS — protein MLKLKINGEGRELSGVANVAELVAALGLVGKRVALEKNGEIVPRSQYPATGLADGDELEIVVAVGGG, from the coding sequence ATGCTGAAACTCAAGATCAACGGCGAGGGCCGCGAACTGAGCGGCGTCGCCAATGTGGCCGAGCTGGTGGCGGCGCTGGGCCTTGTCGGCAAGCGCGTGGCGCTGGAAAAGAATGGCGAGATCGTGCCGCGCAGCCAGTATCCGGCCACCGGGCTGGCCGACGGCGACGAACTCGAAATCGTGGTGGCCGTCGGCGGAGGCTGA
- a CDS encoding GatB/YqeY domain-containing protein, with translation MSLKQRISDDMKSAMKARESDKLAAIRLLLAAIKQKEVDERVELDDAGVVAVIDKMLKQRRDSVSQYEAAQRQDLADKEKFEMDVLMAYMPQQLSAGEIDALVAKAVADSGAAGMQDMGKVMGLLRPQLAGRADMAQVSASIKAKLAG, from the coding sequence ATGAGCCTCAAGCAGCGAATCAGCGACGACATGAAATCTGCAATGAAAGCGCGGGAAAGCGACAAGCTGGCGGCTATCCGCCTGTTGCTGGCGGCCATCAAGCAGAAAGAAGTGGACGAGCGCGTGGAGCTGGACGACGCCGGCGTGGTCGCCGTCATCGACAAGATGCTCAAGCAGCGCCGCGATTCGGTCAGCCAGTACGAGGCGGCTCAGCGCCAGGATCTGGCCGACAAGGAAAAATTCGAGATGGACGTGCTGATGGCCTATATGCCGCAGCAATTGTCCGCCGGAGAGATTGACGCGCTGGTGGCCAAGGCCGTCGCCGACAGCGGCGCCGCCGGCATGCAGGACATGGGCAAGGTGATGGGGCTGTTGCGGCCGCAATTGGCCGGCCGCGCCGATATGGCGCAGGTTTCCGCCTCCATCAAGGCCAAGCTGGCCGGCTAG
- the rpsU gene encoding 30S ribosomal protein S21 translates to MPNIRVKENEPFEVAMRRFKRAVEKTGLLTELRAREFYEKPTAERKRKHAAAVKRHYKRIRSQMLPPKLY, encoded by the coding sequence ATGCCGAACATTCGCGTTAAAGAGAACGAGCCGTTTGAAGTTGCAATGCGTCGCTTCAAGCGCGCGGTGGAAAAAACCGGTCTGCTGACCGAACTGCGCGCCCGCGAGTTCTACGAAAAACCGACTGCCGAGCGCAAGCGCAAGCACGCAGCTGCCGTTAAGCGCCACTACAAGCGCATCCGCAGCCAAATGCTGCCGCCGAAACTCTACTAA
- a CDS encoding thiazole synthase, whose product MADQLIIAGKAYNSRLLVGTGKYRDFEETARALDASGTEIVTVAIRRVNLGQNAGEPNLLDFLPKNRYNLLPNTAGCYSADDAIRTLRLARELLDDHRLVKLEVLGDPNTLFPNVKETLKAAEVLVAEGFDVMVYTSDDPIIARELEQMGCCAIMPLASLIGSGMGILNPWNLKLIIEQSKVPVLVDAGVGTASDAAIAMELGCDGVLMNTAIAAAQQPVLMAHAMKQAVEAGRSAYLAGRMPKRFYSAVPSSPSEGVISSAKP is encoded by the coding sequence GTGGCGGATCAACTGATCATCGCAGGCAAGGCTTACAATTCGCGTTTGCTGGTGGGAACCGGCAAGTATCGGGATTTTGAGGAAACGGCCCGGGCGCTGGACGCGTCGGGAACGGAAATCGTCACCGTCGCCATTCGTCGCGTCAACCTGGGTCAGAATGCCGGCGAACCCAATTTGCTGGACTTTTTGCCGAAAAACCGGTATAACCTTCTCCCCAATACGGCGGGGTGTTATTCCGCCGACGACGCCATTCGCACTTTGCGCCTGGCCAGAGAGCTTCTGGACGACCATCGTCTGGTCAAACTGGAAGTGCTGGGCGATCCGAATACCTTGTTCCCCAACGTCAAGGAAACCCTGAAAGCGGCCGAAGTGCTGGTGGCCGAGGGTTTCGACGTGATGGTGTACACCTCGGACGATCCCATCATCGCCCGGGAGCTGGAGCAAATGGGCTGCTGCGCCATCATGCCGCTGGCCAGCCTGATCGGCTCGGGGATGGGGATTCTGAATCCGTGGAATTTGAAGTTGATTATCGAGCAGTCCAAGGTTCCCGTGCTGGTTGACGCCGGCGTCGGCACCGCGTCCGACGCGGCGATCGCGATGGAACTGGGCTGCGATGGCGTGTTGATGAACACCGCGATTGCCGCCGCGCAACAACCGGTGTTGATGGCCCACGCCATGAAACAGGCTGTAGAAGCAGGCCGATCGGCATATCTTGCCGGCCGGATGCCGAAACGTTTTTATAGTGCAGTACCTAGTTCTCCTAGTGAGGGGGTGATTTCTTCCGCCAAGCCGTGA
- the rpoZ gene encoding DNA-directed RNA polymerase subunit omega gives MARITVDDCLDRIQNRFDLTLAAAYRARQVASGASPFVEAGRHKPTVVALREIAAGHVGKEVLSRGKA, from the coding sequence ATGGCCCGTATTACTGTTGACGATTGCCTGGACCGCATCCAGAACCGTTTCGACCTGACCCTGGCCGCCGCCTACCGCGCGCGCCAAGTGGCTTCCGGCGCCAGCCCCTTCGTTGAAGCCGGCCGCCATAAGCCCACCGTCGTCGCGCTGCGTGAAATCGCCGCCGGCCACGTCGGCAAGGAAGTTCTGAGCCGCGGCAAAGCCTGA
- the dnaG gene encoding DNA primase: MIPQDFVDQLLSRVDIVDVVDRYVPLKKGGQNYLACCPFHKEKSPSFTVSPSKQFYHCFGCGAHGSAIGFVMEYQGLGFVDAVKLLAEGIGMQVPDSRAHANPEASRAARERKLSLEQMMQMAAGYYKQQLKSAPNAISYLKGRGLSGEVAGRFGLGFAPDGWQNLEAVFPDYQDDKLVDTGLVIVNEEKGQRYDRFRDRVMFPIRNQRGAIIGFGGRVMGKGEPKYLNSPETPLFEKGRELYGLYEARQAIRDKNRVLVVEGYMDVVALAQFGVAYAVATLGTATTGEHARKLMRHADQVYFCFDGDKAGQKAAWRALENSLPQLQDGKALNFLFLPQEHDPDSYIREFGAEAFEKVLEEQSLPLSVYFTRELCREVNLTTPEGKADLIRQAAPLLAQIAAPALGFIIKKRLAELAGVDVDEFDMLTTGQRKSERKGKREHRLPEVSHRPQQSSMVTRLIKWLLLNPGWAGDVRLPDSMALSDELACFAMLAECVQGHDQPPNTAQLMESLRGTPYEGLVDSVLQQAMQDPDEFADPSEEDRQQFQDGAAKLLKMLHQTQVERLKQKDRNEGLTPEEVRLLGELLRDLLTPNA, encoded by the coding sequence TTGATCCCTCAGGATTTTGTCGATCAGTTATTGTCCCGCGTCGATATCGTCGACGTGGTGGACCGTTACGTCCCCTTGAAAAAGGGCGGCCAGAACTATCTGGCCTGCTGCCCGTTTCATAAGGAAAAGTCGCCGTCGTTCACAGTGAGCCCGTCCAAGCAGTTCTATCACTGCTTTGGCTGCGGCGCTCACGGCTCGGCCATCGGCTTCGTGATGGAATACCAGGGGCTGGGCTTCGTCGACGCGGTGAAGCTGCTGGCTGAAGGCATCGGCATGCAGGTGCCGGACAGCCGCGCCCACGCCAACCCGGAAGCCAGCCGCGCCGCGCGCGAGCGCAAGCTGTCGCTGGAACAAATGATGCAGATGGCGGCAGGCTACTACAAACAGCAGCTGAAGTCCGCGCCCAACGCCATTTCCTATCTGAAAGGCCGGGGTTTGAGCGGCGAAGTGGCCGGCCGCTTCGGTCTTGGCTTCGCGCCGGACGGCTGGCAGAACCTGGAGGCGGTGTTTCCGGACTACCAGGACGACAAGCTGGTCGATACCGGCCTGGTCATCGTCAATGAAGAGAAGGGCCAGCGTTACGACCGCTTTCGCGATCGGGTGATGTTCCCCATCCGCAACCAGCGCGGCGCCATCATCGGTTTCGGCGGCCGGGTGATGGGCAAGGGCGAGCCCAAGTATCTGAATTCGCCGGAAACGCCCTTGTTCGAGAAGGGCCGGGAGTTGTACGGCCTCTACGAGGCGCGGCAGGCGATACGGGATAAAAACCGCGTGCTGGTGGTCGAAGGCTATATGGACGTGGTGGCGCTGGCTCAGTTCGGCGTCGCTTACGCGGTGGCCACGCTGGGCACCGCCACCACCGGCGAGCACGCGCGCAAGCTGATGCGCCACGCGGACCAGGTGTACTTCTGCTTCGACGGCGACAAGGCCGGTCAAAAAGCGGCTTGGCGCGCGCTGGAAAACAGCCTGCCGCAATTGCAGGACGGCAAGGCGCTGAACTTTCTGTTCCTGCCGCAGGAACATGATCCGGACAGCTATATCCGCGAGTTCGGCGCCGAGGCCTTTGAAAAAGTATTGGAAGAGCAGAGCCTGCCTCTGTCCGTTTACTTCACCCGCGAGCTGTGTCGCGAGGTGAACCTGACCACGCCGGAAGGCAAGGCCGATCTGATCCGTCAGGCCGCCCCCCTTCTGGCGCAGATTGCCGCTCCGGCACTGGGCTTCATCATCAAGAAAAGACTGGCGGAACTTGCCGGTGTGGATGTCGACGAATTCGACATGTTGACGACGGGCCAAAGGAAGTCGGAGCGCAAAGGCAAGCGGGAGCACCGTTTGCCGGAGGTATCGCATCGTCCGCAACAGTCCTCCATGGTGACGCGCCTGATCAAATGGCTGCTGTTGAATCCTGGTTGGGCTGGCGATGTGCGCTTGCCGGACAGCATGGCGCTGTCCGACGAGCTTGCCTGTTTTGCCATGTTGGCCGAATGCGTGCAAGGGCACGACCAGCCGCCGAATACGGCGCAATTGATGGAAAGCCTGCGTGGCACTCCATATGAAGGGCTGGTGGATAGTGTTCTGCAGCAGGCCATGCAGGATCCGGATGAGTTCGCCGATCCCAGCGAGGAAGATAGGCAGCAGTTTCAGGACGGCGCGGCCAAGCTCCTGAAAATGCTGCATCAAACTCAGGTGGAGCGGCTAAAACAAAAGGACCGGAACGAAGGCCTGACTCCGGAAGAAGTCAGATTGCTAGGGGAATTGCTGCGGGATTTGCTGACGCCAAACGCTTGA
- a CDS encoding NCS2 family permease → MQFLDSFFKLKENGTTVKTEVIAGFTTFLTMAYIILVNPLILSSTGMDLNAVFVATCLAAALGTAIMGLVANYPIALAPGMGLNAYFTFSVVKGMGLSWETALGAVFISGIVFLAVSLFRVREAIVNAIPQSLKFAISAGVGMFLAIIALKNAGVIAPHPETYLTLGDIHKPTTLLAILGFFLIVALEYRKVPGSIIIGILVVTVLSIAMGLSPFKGVVAPVPSMAPTFMQMDIAGALQAGLIGVIFVFFFVDLFDTTGTLVGVSHRAGLLDKDGKLPRLKRALLADSVAITAGAVMGTSSTTAYVESAAGTAVGGRTGLTAMVVALLFLASLWLSPLAATVPAYATAPALCYVAVLMARGLAEIDWSDLTESAPAVMTALAMPFTFSIADGIAFGFISYAVIKILAGRFSDLKPPVLVIAALWIFKLAFFH, encoded by the coding sequence ATGCAATTCCTTGACAGCTTCTTCAAGCTGAAAGAAAACGGCACCACGGTGAAGACCGAAGTCATCGCCGGCTTTACCACCTTCTTGACCATGGCTTACATCATCCTGGTCAACCCGCTGATCCTGTCGAGCACCGGCATGGACCTGAACGCCGTCTTCGTCGCCACCTGTCTGGCCGCGGCGCTGGGCACCGCCATCATGGGCCTGGTGGCCAATTACCCGATCGCGCTGGCGCCGGGCATGGGCTTGAACGCCTACTTCACCTTCAGCGTGGTCAAGGGCATGGGGCTGTCCTGGGAAACCGCGCTGGGCGCGGTGTTCATCTCCGGCATCGTGTTCCTGGCGGTCAGCCTGTTCCGCGTGCGCGAGGCCATCGTCAACGCCATCCCGCAGTCGCTGAAATTCGCCATTTCCGCCGGCGTCGGCATGTTCCTCGCCATCATCGCGCTGAAGAACGCCGGCGTGATCGCGCCGCACCCGGAAACCTATCTGACCCTGGGCGACATCCACAAACCCACCACCCTGCTGGCCATTCTGGGCTTCTTCCTGATCGTGGCGCTGGAATACCGCAAGGTGCCGGGCTCCATCATCATCGGCATTCTGGTGGTGACGGTGCTGTCCATCGCCATGGGCCTGTCTCCGTTCAAGGGCGTGGTGGCGCCGGTGCCGAGCATGGCGCCCACCTTCATGCAGATGGATATCGCAGGCGCCTTGCAAGCCGGCCTGATCGGCGTGATCTTCGTCTTCTTCTTCGTCGATCTGTTCGACACCACCGGCACCCTGGTGGGCGTGTCTCACCGCGCCGGCCTGCTGGACAAGGACGGCAAGCTGCCGCGCCTGAAGCGCGCGCTGCTGGCCGACTCGGTGGCGATCACCGCCGGCGCGGTAATGGGCACTTCGTCCACCACCGCCTATGTCGAGTCCGCCGCTGGCACCGCCGTGGGCGGCCGCACCGGCCTGACCGCCATGGTGGTGGCGCTGCTGTTCCTGGCCTCGCTGTGGCTGTCGCCGCTGGCCGCCACCGTGCCCGCCTACGCCACCGCGCCCGCGCTGTGCTATGTGGCGGTGCTGATGGCGCGCGGCCTGGCCGAGATCGACTGGAGCGATCTGACCGAATCCGCGCCGGCGGTGATGACCGCGCTGGCGATGCCCTTCACCTTCTCCATCGCCGACGGCATCGCCTTCGGCTTCATCAGCTACGCGGTGATCAAGATTCTGGCCGGCCGTTTCTCCGACCTGAAGCCGCCGGTGCTGGTGATCGCCGCGCTGTGGATCTTCAAGCTGGCTTTCTTCCACTGA
- a CDS encoding PadR family transcriptional regulator, whose translation MKTQLKKGTLDMCVLAVLAQSDSYAYELVSTLSRTMEISEGTIYPLMRRLQNESWVSTYLVESASGPSRKYYTLTEAGKRELELMRREWQEFVSEVDSVLSRLPAAGQPGEQQA comes from the coding sequence ATGAAAACCCAGTTGAAGAAGGGGACCCTGGACATGTGCGTATTGGCGGTATTGGCCCAGTCCGACAGCTATGCCTATGAATTGGTCAGCACTTTGTCGCGCACGATGGAAATCAGCGAAGGGACGATCTATCCGTTGATGCGCAGGCTGCAGAACGAATCCTGGGTCAGCACCTATCTGGTGGAGTCGGCGTCCGGGCCGTCGCGTAAATATTACACGCTGACCGAGGCGGGCAAACGGGAGTTGGAATTGATGCGGCGCGAGTGGCAGGAATTCGTCAGCGAAGTGGACAGCGTGCTGAGCCGCCTGCCGGCGGCCGGTCAGCCGGGAGAACAACAAGCATGA
- a CDS encoding DUF1700 domain-containing protein has product MNRKAFLAQLEQALAGMPAEEIREIVADYQEYFSDAQEAGRDEDEVVAALGSPQKLAKELKAQAHYRQWESHRSFGNLMRVVASVAGLGVLNFFLALPFMIYLLCLSIGYMVSGSLLIAGVALVAAWGGNSLFGWPELEPSLSPENGKIEFKLQADGEPVHGVSLKQGRLLLRLEEDETASLKLRSGEPVRVSYDGGELKVDASNPAARQTIKRESERSVSLERGQLSALTLVSDGGDSMVLAQDGDGRSLRWRMISAQASAAVGEAGEAGDLVLNDGESSLVIKDNRLSLKDGKDHIEIDGIPGLSLQGSAAVSGLVLLLVGGLGLVFCVWLTRLTWRGLVRYVRYQIDLVAGRGLGGNAV; this is encoded by the coding sequence ATGAACCGCAAAGCGTTTTTGGCGCAATTGGAACAGGCCCTGGCGGGGATGCCGGCCGAGGAAATCCGTGAAATCGTCGCCGACTACCAAGAGTACTTCAGCGACGCGCAAGAAGCCGGCCGCGACGAGGACGAGGTGGTCGCCGCCCTGGGCAGCCCGCAGAAGCTGGCCAAGGAACTGAAGGCGCAGGCGCATTACCGCCAATGGGAAAGCCATCGTTCCTTCGGCAATTTGATGAGGGTGGTGGCTTCGGTCGCCGGCCTGGGCGTGCTGAACTTCTTCCTGGCGCTGCCCTTCATGATCTACCTGCTATGTCTGTCCATAGGCTATATGGTGTCCGGCAGCCTGTTGATCGCCGGCGTGGCGCTGGTGGCGGCCTGGGGCGGCAACAGCCTGTTCGGCTGGCCGGAGCTGGAGCCCAGCCTGTCGCCCGAGAACGGCAAGATCGAGTTCAAGCTTCAAGCCGACGGGGAGCCGGTCCACGGCGTGAGCCTGAAGCAGGGGAGGCTGTTGCTGAGGCTGGAGGAGGATGAAACCGCCAGCCTGAAGTTGCGTAGCGGAGAGCCGGTCAGGGTCAGTTACGACGGCGGCGAGTTGAAAGTGGACGCCAGCAATCCGGCGGCGCGGCAAACGATCAAACGCGAGAGCGAACGCTCCGTCAGCCTGGAGCGCGGCCAGCTGAGCGCGCTGACGCTGGTTTCGGACGGCGGCGACAGCATGGTGCTGGCGCAGGATGGGGATGGCCGTTCGCTGCGTTGGCGGATGATCTCGGCGCAGGCCTCCGCCGCCGTCGGCGAAGCCGGAGAAGCCGGCGATCTGGTGTTGAACGACGGCGAGAGCTCGCTGGTGATCAAGGATAACCGGCTGTCGCTGAAGGACGGCAAGGACCATATCGAGATCGACGGCATTCCGGGCTTGTCGCTGCAGGGCTCGGCGGCGGTCAGCGGCCTGGTGTTGTTATTGGTTGGCGGATTGGGGCTGGTGTTCTGCGTATGGCTGACGCGGCTGACCTGGCGCGGGCTGGTGCGTTACGTCCGTTATCAGATCGACTTGGTGGCGGGCAGGGGCTTGGGCGGCAACGCGGTGTGA
- a CDS encoding RelA/SpoT family protein has product MATGIEDEIDYNALIDSEAQAFFESVARYLKPEDVQLLRQAFEVSRAAHEGQTRKSGEPYITHPLAVACMLAEWRLDVQGLAAALLHDVLEDTGVTKPTLIEKFGKIIADLVDGLSKLERLEYQTKETAQAESFRKMVLAMARDIRVIIVKLADRLHNMRTLDSMREDKRRRIALETLEIYAPIANRIGLNKVYRELQDLAFKHLHPHRYGVLSKAVRAARGNRREVVTKILQSVSQKLVQSNIEATIKGREKNLYSIYKKMQEKHLSFSEVLDIYGFRVVVNDIPGCYLALGALHSLYKPIPGKFKDYIAIPKGNGYQSLHTTLFGPYGTPVEMQIRTREMNSVAEAGVASHWMYKSGDGVNTAQQRTHQWLQKIMDMQEESDDPVEFLEHIKIDLFPDEVYVFTPKGKIMVMPQGATPVDFAYAVHTDIGHRCIAARVNHALVPLRTVLRNGDTVEIITSTQAKPNPSWLTFVQSGRARSGIRNYLKSLQQEEAVGLGEKLLKQAIGALAVTPLALSEELWVEYLAAFGEKLASQQDVLADIGAGKLMPIVVARRLLELAGERLGEEVKVGPVTIRGNEGGMVQLSPCCNPLPGDDILGVITKGQGLVIHRKGCPNARRADHDKLLDVNWEAQRDRMFGVTVGVLSRNERGALADIATAISQASANIESADTQDSSRDGDGLFNIHFRLQVEGVEHLERVLSAIRVLPVVQRVQRR; this is encoded by the coding sequence ATGGCAACCGGCATCGAGGATGAAATCGACTATAACGCCCTGATCGACAGCGAAGCGCAAGCGTTTTTCGAGTCTGTCGCGCGTTATCTCAAGCCGGAGGACGTCCAGCTGTTGCGGCAGGCTTTCGAAGTCAGCCGCGCGGCGCACGAAGGGCAGACCCGCAAGAGCGGCGAACCCTACATCACCCACCCGCTGGCGGTGGCCTGCATGTTGGCCGAGTGGCGGCTGGACGTGCAGGGCCTCGCCGCCGCCTTGCTGCACGATGTGCTGGAAGACACCGGCGTCACCAAGCCGACGCTGATCGAAAAGTTCGGCAAGATCATCGCCGATCTGGTGGACGGCCTCTCCAAGCTGGAGCGGCTGGAATACCAGACCAAGGAAACCGCGCAGGCGGAAAGCTTCCGCAAAATGGTGCTGGCGATGGCGCGCGACATCCGCGTCATCATCGTCAAGCTGGCGGACCGGCTGCACAATATGCGCACGCTGGATTCGATGCGCGAGGACAAGCGCCGCCGCATCGCGCTGGAAACTTTGGAAATCTACGCGCCGATCGCCAACCGCATCGGCCTGAACAAGGTTTACCGCGAACTCCAGGACCTGGCGTTCAAGCATCTGCACCCGCATCGCTACGGCGTGTTGTCCAAGGCGGTGCGCGCCGCGCGCGGCAATCGCCGCGAAGTGGTCACCAAGATCCTGCAATCCGTCAGCCAGAAGCTGGTGCAGAGCAATATCGAAGCCACCATCAAGGGGCGAGAGAAAAACCTCTACAGCATCTACAAGAAAATGCAGGAAAAACACCTGTCGTTTTCCGAGGTGCTGGACATCTACGGCTTCCGCGTCGTCGTCAACGACATTCCCGGCTGTTACCTGGCCCTGGGCGCGCTGCACAGCCTGTACAAGCCGATTCCCGGCAAATTCAAGGATTACATCGCCATTCCCAAGGGCAATGGCTATCAGAGTCTGCACACCACCTTGTTCGGCCCCTACGGCACGCCGGTGGAGATGCAGATCCGCACCCGCGAAATGAACAGCGTGGCCGAGGCCGGCGTGGCCTCGCACTGGATGTACAAGAGCGGCGACGGCGTCAACACCGCGCAGCAGCGCACCCACCAGTGGCTGCAAAAAATCATGGATATGCAGGAGGAGAGCGACGATCCGGTCGAATTCCTCGAGCACATCAAGATCGACTTGTTCCCGGACGAAGTCTACGTGTTCACGCCCAAGGGCAAGATCATGGTGATGCCGCAGGGCGCGACCCCGGTGGACTTCGCCTACGCGGTGCACACTGACATCGGTCACCGCTGCATCGCCGCGCGCGTCAATCACGCGCTGGTGCCGCTGCGCACCGTGCTGCGCAACGGCGACACCGTGGAAATCATCACCTCCACCCAGGCTAAGCCCAATCCGTCCTGGCTGACCTTCGTGCAGAGCGGCCGCGCGCGTTCTGGCATCCGCAACTACCTGAAGAGTTTGCAGCAGGAAGAAGCGGTCGGCCTGGGTGAGAAGCTGCTCAAGCAGGCGATAGGCGCGCTGGCGGTGACGCCGTTGGCCTTGAGCGAGGAGCTGTGGGTGGAGTATCTGGCCGCTTTCGGCGAGAAGCTCGCCTCGCAGCAGGACGTGCTGGCCGACATCGGCGCCGGCAAGCTGATGCCCATTGTGGTGGCGCGCAGGCTGCTGGAGCTGGCCGGCGAGCGCTTGGGCGAGGAAGTGAAAGTGGGACCGGTGACCATACGCGGCAACGAGGGCGGCATGGTGCAGCTGTCGCCGTGCTGCAACCCGCTGCCGGGCGACGACATTCTGGGCGTCATCACCAAGGGCCAGGGCCTGGTCATCCACCGCAAGGGCTGCCCGAACGCGCGGCGGGCGGATCACGACAAGCTGCTGGACGTCAATTGGGAAGCGCAGCGCGACCGCATGTTCGGCGTCACCGTCGGCGTGCTGTCCCGCAACGAGCGCGGCGCGCTGGCCGATATCGCCACCGCGATTTCCCAGGCCTCGGCCAATATCGAAAGCGCCGACACCCAGGACAGCAGCCGCGACGGCGACGGGCTGTTCAACATCCACTTCCGCTTGCAGGTGGAGGGCGTCGAGCATCTGGAGCGCGTGCTGAGCGCCATCCGCGTGCTGCCGGTGGTGCAGCGCGTGCAAAGGAGATGA